A section of the Ignisphaera sp. genome encodes:
- a CDS encoding deoxyhypusine synthase, whose translation MKERVKDVRLWKDMSVEDLVKIYGDIHGFMAGHLYEAVEVVKEIVRKCDIRFLSFTGNLVATGLRGILAQIIENRSFNVIVTTCGAIDHDIARSFGGTYGKGFFDADDVQLRRGGIHRLGNVFIPVESYGPLIESVVRDVLNEISRSIPNKVWSIREILQELGKRIPDENSIIRASYRAKAPIFVPGFLDGAFGTALFMFKQFNDLKVDVFLDEKELADIVFSAKSIGALIVGGGISKHHTLWWAQFREGLDYVVYVSTAIEWDGSLSGARPKEAITWGKLKDRSRHVFVYGDASIILPIMVYSILFT comes from the coding sequence GTGAAGGAAAGAGTAAAGGATGTGAGATTATGGAAAGACATGAGTGTAGAGGATTTGGTTAAGATTTATGGTGATATACATGGATTTATGGCTGGTCATCTCTATGAAGCAGTAGAGGTTGTAAAAGAGATTGTCAGAAAATGTGATATAAGGTTTCTAAGTTTTACAGGTAATCTTGTTGCTACAGGTCTCAGAGGTATCTTGGCCCAAATTATAGAGAACAGATCATTTAATGTTATTGTAACTACTTGTGGAGCTATAGATCATGATATAGCCAGAAGTTTTGGTGGTACGTACGGTAAGGGATTTTTTGATGCTGATGATGTTCAACTCCGTCGTGGGGGTATACATAGACTGGGTAATGTGTTTATACCTGTGGAGAGTTATGGGCCACTCATAGAGAGTGTTGTTAGAGATGTACTTAATGAAATAAGCAGAAGTATTCCTAACAAAGTTTGGAGTATACGTGAAATCCTACAAGAATTGGGTAAAAGGATTCCTGATGAGAACTCTATAATTAGAGCATCATATAGAGCTAAGGCACCTATCTTCGTTCCGGGATTTCTTGATGGTGCCTTTGGCACAGCTTTGTTTATGTTTAAACAATTCAATGATCTTAAAGTGGATGTCTTCTTGGACGAGAAAGAGCTTGCAGATATAGTGTTTAGTGCTAAGTCTATTGGTGCTCTAATTGTTGGTGGAGGTATAAGTAAGCATCATACATTGTGGTGGGCTCAATTTAGAGAAGGTTTAGATTACGTAGTATATGTATCTACAGCTATAGAATGGGATGGCTCGCTTAGTGGTGCTAGACCTAAGGAGGCTATTACATGGGGTAAACTAAAGGATAGATCTAGACATGTATTTGTATACGGAGATGCATCTATAATTCTCCCTATAATGGTATACAGTATACTATTTACATAA
- a CDS encoding aspartate aminotransferase family protein codes for MILRDLDDIILRLSSRYLEKTRRSREMFERALKIFPGGVTYHIRYLEPYPIYVSRAKGSIVWDVDGNEYDDYWMGHGAHILGHSPDFVVEAVNKISRDGTHFGFENIYAVEYAELLTKVVPNIEMTRFCNSGTEANMYAVRLARAYTKKRYIVKIEGGWHGSLDQLHVALTPPFTEPESLGIPNDFVKYTVAVPYNDIEDLEKVARRFDVAAIVIEPVPGAGGCIEPEENYLKEVRRIADAYGALLIFDEVITGFRLSLGGAQEYFNVKADIVVFGKIIGGGYPGAGAFAGKREYMELLNHIKYPSPRQRVFHGGTFVGNPITMVAGYTTIEYLARNRSLYEVFNNRWWYVAKKMDKICEEYNRICWITSTGSMIGIHFTSKKPRNIAEAYMNRWSEKVYKALHLFMVTNNIVYLSEKMPHLLPSMAHSETQISRFIEMLEQFLSIIARRSS; via the coding sequence ATGATTTTACGTGATCTAGATGATATAATATTGAGACTGTCTAGTAGATATTTAGAGAAAACAAGAAGAAGTAGAGAGATGTTTGAAAGAGCTTTGAAGATTTTTCCTGGAGGTGTTACATACCATATAAGGTATCTAGAGCCTTACCCAATATATGTATCAAGAGCTAAAGGATCTATTGTTTGGGATGTAGATGGAAATGAATATGATGATTATTGGATGGGCCATGGAGCACATATCCTCGGTCATTCACCTGATTTTGTTGTAGAAGCTGTTAACAAGATCTCTAGAGATGGTACTCATTTTGGTTTTGAAAATATTTATGCTGTTGAATATGCAGAGCTTTTAACTAAGGTAGTGCCAAATATAGAGATGACTAGATTCTGTAATAGTGGTACAGAAGCTAACATGTATGCTGTTAGACTTGCTCGTGCATATACTAAGAAGAGATACATCGTGAAAATTGAGGGTGGTTGGCATGGATCTCTAGATCAACTTCATGTAGCTCTCACACCTCCTTTCACGGAACCAGAATCTCTAGGAATACCAAATGATTTTGTTAAATATACTGTTGCTGTTCCCTACAACGATATCGAGGATCTAGAGAAAGTTGCTAGAAGATTTGATGTAGCGGCTATAGTTATAGAGCCTGTTCCTGGTGCAGGTGGATGTATTGAGCCAGAGGAAAACTATCTTAAAGAAGTTAGACGTATTGCTGATGCCTATGGAGCTCTACTCATATTCGATGAAGTTATAACAGGATTTAGATTATCGCTAGGTGGTGCACAAGAATACTTTAACGTTAAAGCAGATATTGTTGTTTTTGGAAAGATTATTGGAGGTGGATATCCTGGTGCAGGTGCTTTTGCAGGCAAAAGAGAGTACATGGAGCTTCTAAACCATATAAAGTATCCAAGCCCTCGGCAAAGGGTATTCCATGGAGGTACTTTCGTAGGTAACCCTATAACAATGGTTGCAGGTTATACAACAATAGAATATCTAGCTAGAAATAGATCACTATATGAAGTATTTAACAATAGATGGTGGTATGTAGCTAAAAAGATGGATAAAATTTGTGAAGAATACAATAGAATTTGCTGGATAACTTCTACAGGAAGTATGATAGGGATACACTTCACCTCGAAAAAACCAAGAAATATAGCTGAAGCATACATGAATAGATGGAGTGAAAAAGTATACAAAGCGCTTCACTTATTCATGGTTACAAACAATATTGTGTACTTAAGTGAGAAAATGCCGCACTTATTACCGTCGATGGCTCATAGCGAAACACAGATATCAAGATTCATAGAAATGCTAGAACAATTCTTATCAATAATAGCCAGAAGATCAAGCTAG
- a CDS encoding DNA topoisomerase VI subunit B, producing the protein MSIGTEKFRSISPAEFFYRNKEIAGFANPVRAMYQSVRELVENALDATDGHGILPNVEISIEAHPEKAFAYRITVKDNGIGIPAEYIPDAFGRVLFSSKYVLRQTRGLFGLGAKMVVLYGQITVGEPTEIVSASIGSKKVYMYRVAIDVKENRPIVLYKAVWPNSSDWHGTIVKVAIEGDWGRAKQRVVDYVRRTAIVAPYANIIMKTPDGEVYIYPRVVEIVPPPPREVRPHPHGVDIEMFKSMIEDTGAETIIEFLSTEFQGVGEITAQRFLQLYGFDPLKKVKEFTQEEIEHLVKALKEFTEFKKPRADHLSPIGADLIKIGLRETLRPEFVEAITRKPVVYEGHAIIVEVGIGYGGAIPQSDQPILLRYANKIPLLYDEKSDVAWKVISENIDWSYYELEFPAPMAILVHICGTKIPYKGVGKESIADVPAIEHEIEEGVRYVARTLKLYLSRKQREEEALRKAFTIIKYIPEVVSSLSVFSAANPVKVDSSTIENKLFEMVKSRYGEALKSVSSVKDVVLHTE; encoded by the coding sequence ATGAGCATAGGTACAGAGAAGTTCAGGAGTATAAGTCCGGCTGAATTCTTTTATAGAAACAAAGAGATAGCTGGTTTCGCGAATCCCGTTAGAGCTATGTATCAATCTGTTAGAGAGCTTGTAGAAAACGCTCTAGATGCTACAGATGGTCATGGTATACTACCTAATGTGGAGATATCGATAGAGGCTCATCCAGAGAAAGCGTTTGCCTATAGAATAACCGTGAAAGATAATGGTATAGGTATACCAGCTGAATACATACCTGACGCATTTGGTAGGGTTCTATTTAGCTCTAAATATGTTCTAAGACAGACTAGAGGTCTCTTTGGTTTAGGCGCAAAAATGGTTGTTCTCTATGGACAGATAACTGTTGGAGAGCCTACGGAAATTGTTTCAGCATCTATAGGGTCAAAGAAAGTGTATATGTATAGAGTGGCTATAGATGTAAAAGAGAATAGACCTATAGTTCTGTATAAAGCTGTATGGCCTAATAGTTCAGATTGGCATGGAACTATAGTTAAGGTTGCTATAGAGGGTGATTGGGGTAGAGCTAAACAGAGGGTCGTAGACTACGTGAGGAGAACAGCTATAGTTGCTCCCTATGCCAACATAATCATGAAGACACCGGATGGAGAGGTCTATATATATCCAAGAGTTGTGGAGATAGTTCCTCCTCCACCTAGAGAAGTTAGACCCCATCCGCATGGTGTTGATATAGAGATGTTTAAATCAATGATTGAGGATACTGGAGCGGAAACAATTATAGAATTTCTCTCGACAGAGTTTCAAGGAGTTGGGGAGATAACGGCTCAAAGGTTTCTGCAACTCTATGGTTTTGATCCTTTAAAGAAGGTTAAAGAGTTTACTCAAGAAGAAATTGAGCATCTAGTTAAAGCATTGAAAGAATTTACAGAGTTTAAGAAACCTAGAGCAGATCACCTATCGCCTATAGGTGCAGACTTGATAAAAATAGGTTTGAGAGAAACACTTAGACCAGAGTTTGTAGAAGCTATTACAAGAAAACCTGTAGTATATGAGGGCCACGCCATAATAGTTGAAGTAGGTATAGGATACGGAGGAGCTATACCTCAATCAGATCAACCTATTCTGCTTAGGTATGCCAACAAGATACCTTTGCTATATGACGAGAAAAGCGATGTAGCGTGGAAAGTTATTTCAGAGAACATAGATTGGAGCTACTATGAGTTAGAGTTTCCTGCACCAATGGCTATTCTTGTGCATATCTGTGGAACAAAGATACCCTACAAAGGTGTTGGAAAGGAGAGTATAGCTGATGTACCTGCTATAGAGCATGAGATAGAGGAAGGTGTGAGATATGTTGCTAGAACCTTGAAGCTTTATCTATCTCGAAAACAGAGAGAAGAGGAGGCTTTAAGGAAAGCCTTCACTATAATAAAGTACATACCTGAGGTAGTGTCCTCCTTAAGCGTTTTCAGTGCGGCAAATCCTGTTAAGGTTGATTCCTCTACTATCGAGAACAAGTTGTTTGAAATGGTTAAGTCTAGATATGGTGAAGCACTGAAATCTGTATCATCGGTTAAAGATGTGGTTCTGCATACGGAGTAG
- a CDS encoding transcription elongation factor has product MDTGLLRDSNGMRIPLDSICIRSGILCPRCRRIVESGEHSEFEVEVMKHLLDIENEGNFRFMKNSSYVKSYKIDSLIIVVLEFQEDVPRSAIIRLGKTLSERIGVRVRIVQRTADPKTFIAQLISPARIQGIDSVWTPDGSVQHIVRIPKSDAKLLPLKTNEIETLLSTIYNEIYRVKISY; this is encoded by the coding sequence ATGGACACAGGTTTGCTGAGGGACAGCAATGGTATGAGAATACCATTGGACAGTATCTGTATAAGAAGCGGGATTTTATGTCCTAGATGTAGAAGAATAGTTGAAAGTGGGGAACATTCAGAATTTGAAGTAGAGGTTATGAAGCACCTCCTCGATATCGAGAATGAAGGTAACTTTAGGTTCATGAAGAACTCGAGTTATGTAAAAAGCTATAAGATAGATTCATTAATTATAGTAGTTCTAGAATTTCAAGAAGATGTACCTAGATCTGCAATAATAAGGCTTGGAAAAACATTAAGTGAGAGAATTGGTGTGCGGGTAAGAATTGTTCAAAGAACGGCTGACCCTAAGACATTTATAGCGCAACTCATATCTCCTGCCCGTATACAGGGAATAGATAGTGTATGGACTCCTGATGGCTCGGTTCAACATATAGTTAGAATACCTAAATCAGATGCAAAACTATTGCCGCTTAAGACAAATGAGATTGAAACACTTCTTAGTACAATATATAATGAGATTTACAGAGTAAAGATAAGCTACTAA
- a CDS encoding NAD(P)/FAD-dependent oxidoreductase — MENDVEKEFDVAIVGGGVAGLFAAYELAIHNKKKLKIVIIEMGSGNPFRTCPMLNLKKLARDRDCVNCSPCHVMTGIGGAITFSSGTMNLRPDIGGDLDKLIGSWEEAENIIHYADSVLVKFGAPHNMYSIDGEQASELERLAAKAGAKFIPTPQRLIGSDNMPKVIANIARFLEEEGVYLIDMCQVEDLQPSTKSYKLKICEGIIESRYVVLAPGRVGAEWFSELARRRGIEIEPGPLDIGVRVEVPSYVMEPLTKLVRDPKIVMYTKSYDDKVRTFCTNPYGLVVEEKYPDGSVGVNGESFTNIKTKSTNFALLVTLRLTDPFEDTIAYGKSISRLATKLGGGKPIIQRFGDLEAGRRSTWGRIERSVVDPTLKSVTPGDIAMAYPYRVVVNIVEALRRLDTIVPGVASPQTLLYAPEIKFYSVKARISRELETNFRNLFVAGDGVGLSRGMNVAAATGIVVARAILEREGIEVTA, encoded by the coding sequence ATGGAGAATGATGTGGAGAAGGAATTCGATGTAGCTATTGTTGGAGGTGGAGTAGCAGGTCTATTTGCTGCATATGAACTAGCGATACATAACAAAAAGAAGCTTAAGATAGTGATTATAGAAATGGGTAGTGGGAATCCTTTTAGAACATGCCCTATGCTGAACTTAAAGAAACTTGCAAGAGATAGAGATTGTGTAAACTGTAGCCCATGCCATGTTATGACAGGTATAGGTGGAGCAATAACATTTAGTAGCGGTACAATGAATCTTAGACCAGATATCGGTGGAGATCTAGATAAACTTATAGGTAGTTGGGAAGAAGCGGAAAACATTATCCATTATGCAGATAGTGTACTTGTTAAATTTGGTGCACCACATAACATGTATTCAATAGATGGTGAACAAGCATCAGAGCTAGAACGTCTAGCAGCAAAAGCTGGTGCAAAATTCATACCGACACCTCAGAGGTTGATAGGTTCAGACAATATGCCGAAGGTCATAGCAAACATTGCGAGGTTTTTAGAAGAAGAAGGTGTGTACCTGATAGACATGTGCCAGGTAGAGGATCTACAGCCTTCGACTAAGAGCTACAAGCTCAAGATATGTGAAGGAATTATAGAAAGTAGATACGTGGTTCTTGCGCCAGGGAGAGTAGGAGCTGAGTGGTTCTCAGAATTAGCTAGGAGAAGAGGTATAGAGATAGAGCCAGGTCCCCTGGACATAGGGGTAAGGGTAGAGGTTCCATCATACGTTATGGAACCTTTAACGAAACTTGTTAGAGATCCAAAGATAGTTATGTATACCAAAAGTTATGATGATAAGGTAAGAACGTTTTGCACAAATCCTTATGGGCTTGTGGTTGAAGAGAAGTATCCTGATGGATCTGTTGGTGTGAATGGAGAAAGCTTTACAAACATAAAGACAAAGAGTACAAACTTTGCTCTTCTTGTAACATTAAGGCTCACAGATCCATTTGAAGACACAATAGCTTACGGGAAAAGTATATCCAGATTAGCAACAAAACTTGGTGGAGGTAAACCAATCATCCAGAGATTCGGAGATTTAGAAGCTGGCAGAAGAAGCACATGGGGAAGAATAGAGAGAAGCGTAGTAGATCCAACATTAAAGAGCGTAACTCCTGGAGATATAGCTATGGCTTATCCATACCGAGTAGTAGTAAATATAGTAGAAGCTCTAAGAAGATTGGATACAATAGTTCCTGGTGTAGCATCTCCACAAACACTACTATATGCTCCCGAGATAAAGTTCTATAGTGTGAAAGCCAGAATATCTAGAGAACTCGAAACAAACTTCAGAAACCTGTTTGTAGCTGGAGATGGTGTAGGGCTATCGAGAGGTATGAATGTGGCGGCAGCTACAGGCATAGTCGTGGCTAGAGCTATACTAGAAAGAGAAGGTATAGAAGTAACGGCATAG
- a CDS encoding adenylosuccinate synthetase, whose product MPLAVVVGGFFGDEGKGKIAAYLGYIDKPAIAVRCGSINAGHTVVFNGTVWKLRIVPSFFLGKNVKLLIAPGALIRLDVLFKEIEETNVKNRLYVDRNTGVIEDKHLEIERNDEFLVRIVGSTLQGVGAAMVDRVLRRLKVAKDIDVLRDMVIDVALEVNEALDREELVYIEGVQGTYLSLYHGTYPYVTSRDTIASAFLSEVGVGPKRVDHVIVVFKSYVTRVGGGPLENEMSVEEAQKLGLLETGTVTGRVRRVAPFNIGLARRAVMLNSATQIALTRLDSLFRQDKCVKEWHKLSQEARKWIEDIEDKLKTPITIVGTGEDVLCTIDRRKELGMFW is encoded by the coding sequence ATGCCTCTAGCTGTTGTTGTTGGCGGATTCTTTGGAGATGAAGGTAAAGGAAAAATAGCAGCATACTTAGGATACATAGATAAACCAGCTATAGCAGTTAGATGTGGTTCTATAAATGCTGGACATACAGTGGTTTTCAATGGAACTGTATGGAAGCTTAGGATAGTGCCATCATTCTTCTTAGGTAAGAACGTAAAACTGTTAATAGCACCAGGAGCTCTAATAAGATTAGATGTATTATTTAAAGAAATTGAGGAGACCAATGTCAAGAACAGATTATATGTGGATAGGAATACAGGTGTGATAGAGGATAAGCATCTAGAGATAGAAAGAAACGATGAGTTTCTTGTCAGAATAGTTGGATCTACACTTCAGGGCGTTGGAGCAGCTATGGTTGATAGAGTTCTTAGAAGACTTAAAGTGGCTAAAGATATAGATGTTCTGAGGGATATGGTTATCGATGTAGCTCTAGAGGTTAATGAAGCCCTAGATAGAGAAGAGCTAGTCTATATAGAAGGTGTCCAAGGGACATACCTAAGTCTCTACCACGGCACCTATCCATACGTAACAAGTAGGGATACCATAGCTTCGGCTTTTCTATCGGAAGTTGGCGTAGGTCCTAAGAGAGTTGATCACGTTATAGTTGTGTTCAAATCTTATGTAACAAGAGTTGGTGGAGGTCCTCTAGAGAACGAAATGAGTGTTGAAGAAGCTCAGAAACTCGGGCTTCTAGAAACAGGTACTGTTACAGGTAGAGTTAGACGTGTAGCTCCATTCAATATAGGTCTAGCTAGAAGAGCTGTAATGCTTAATTCAGCCACACAGATAGCTTTAACCAGATTAGATTCGCTCTTCAGACAAGATAAATGTGTTAAAGAGTGGCATAAGCTTTCACAAGAGGCTAGAAAATGGATAGAAGATATAGAGGATAAGCTAAAGACCCCTATTACTATAGTTGGTACAGGTGAAGATGTTCTATGCACAATAGATAGAAGGAAAGAGCTGGGAATGTTTTGGTGA
- a CDS encoding nucleotidyltransferase, protein MRHVAKVLAQLKDIGIDGIIIGSTCLSIALGNTDIEGDIDLFTTSVSPFFDGERIRQIAYQKGWSTGITELGTPSITLNVDEVDITVELYENILDFYIPSESIDICRQNIEVDGTEITYVAVECWIVLKARRGSDKDVASLSTIKQLVDEGTLSIDRTLLEKMIELYEDDKRYIYNRLKSLNLI, encoded by the coding sequence ATTAGACATGTTGCAAAAGTTCTAGCACAGCTGAAGGATATAGGTATAGACGGCATAATTATAGGAAGTACATGTCTGTCTATAGCTCTAGGCAATACCGATATCGAAGGAGATATAGATCTATTTACAACATCTGTAAGTCCCTTCTTCGATGGAGAAAGGATAAGACAGATAGCTTATCAGAAAGGATGGTCTACTGGCATAACAGAGCTTGGTACACCATCTATAACACTTAATGTTGATGAAGTAGACATAACTGTGGAGCTATATGAGAACATACTTGATTTCTATATACCTTCAGAATCTATAGACATTTGTCGACAGAATATAGAAGTAGATGGGACTGAAATTACGTATGTTGCAGTAGAGTGCTGGATCGTCCTTAAAGCTAGAAGAGGATCTGATAAAGATGTGGCATCGCTTTCAACGATTAAACAGCTTGTAGATGAAGGTACACTATCTATAGATAGAACGCTCTTAGAGAAAATGATCGAACTATATGAAGACGATAAAAGGTATATATATAACAGGTTAAAGAGCTTGAACTTGATTTAG
- the fen gene encoding flap endonuclease-1, which yields MGVNLKDIIPSSCRQEVDDLKALAQRVIALDAYNALYQFLAAIRQPDGTPLMDSKGNVTSHLSGLFYRTINLMECGIKPIYVFDGKPPELKREELERRRTRKEKALEMAVKAYSEGLKKEAAKYAVQALYLTESMVHDSKRLLEAMGVPYVEAIGEGEAQAAYMAKKGLAWGTGSQDYDSLLFGAPRLVRNLTITGKRKLPGRDVYVEVRAEVIELDKLLKALGITREQLIDVAILIGTDYNPDGVEGIGPKTALQLIKSHGTIEKVIKLLQKSQFPEDPLKIRGYFLNPPVVDVHSVEWRESDEQAIIEILVKEHDFSIDRVENGLKRLEKAYREYVRGTKATLDQWFTTSKK from the coding sequence ATGGGTGTGAACCTAAAGGACATAATACCTTCTTCATGTCGTCAAGAAGTAGATGATTTGAAGGCACTAGCCCAAAGAGTTATAGCACTTGATGCATACAATGCTCTATACCAGTTTTTAGCTGCCATAAGACAACCTGATGGAACTCCACTTATGGATAGCAAAGGCAATGTAACAAGTCATTTAAGCGGTCTCTTCTATAGAACGATAAACCTTATGGAATGCGGTATAAAACCTATCTATGTATTCGATGGGAAACCTCCAGAACTTAAGAGAGAAGAACTTGAAAGACGACGTACAAGGAAAGAAAAAGCTTTAGAAATGGCTGTAAAAGCATATAGCGAAGGATTAAAGAAAGAAGCAGCTAAATATGCTGTTCAAGCATTATACCTTACAGAATCAATGGTACATGATTCGAAAAGGCTTCTAGAAGCTATGGGTGTACCGTACGTTGAAGCTATAGGTGAAGGTGAAGCTCAGGCAGCTTATATGGCTAAAAAAGGATTGGCATGGGGTACAGGTAGCCAGGATTATGATTCACTACTTTTTGGTGCACCTAGACTTGTGAGGAACCTCACTATCACGGGTAAGAGAAAGCTTCCAGGAAGAGATGTATATGTAGAGGTAAGAGCTGAGGTAATAGAGCTAGATAAGTTGTTGAAGGCTCTGGGCATTACTAGAGAACAGTTGATAGATGTAGCTATACTCATAGGTACAGACTATAATCCTGATGGTGTAGAAGGTATAGGTCCAAAAACAGCTCTTCAGTTGATTAAAAGCCACGGAACAATAGAAAAAGTCATTAAACTACTACAAAAATCACAGTTTCCTGAAGATCCTTTAAAGATAAGAGGGTATTTCCTTAACCCACCTGTAGTAGATGTACATAGTGTAGAGTGGAGGGAGTCTGATGAACAAGCCATCATAGAGATCTTGGTTAAGGAACATGATTTCTCTATAGATAGAGTTGAGAATGGGTTAAAGAGGTTAGAGAAAGCATATAGAGAATACGTTAGAGGTACTAAAGCCACCCTAGACCAATGGTTTACTACTTCAAAAAAGTAG
- a CDS encoding winged helix-turn-helix domain-containing protein — MFFRRKIDFKILEYLKAKGKVTDRELYDVLSKEFNISYNQLLSIIMQLEIEGFISVAFSRDYMTIMLKKILTT; from the coding sequence TTGTTCTTTAGAAGAAAAATAGATTTTAAGATTCTTGAATACTTGAAAGCAAAAGGTAAGGTTACGGATAGAGAGCTCTACGATGTTCTATCAAAAGAATTTAATATTTCGTATAACCAGTTGTTGTCCATAATAATGCAGTTAGAGATAGAGGGTTTTATTAGCGTTGCCTTTAGTAGAGACTACATGACTATAATGCTCAAAAAGATTTTAACTACTTAA
- a CDS encoding 50S ribosomal protein L40e, producing MPLADPELVKIVEKRLLDKKICRKCGALNPPTATRCRRCRSDNLRPKKKAVAMKK from the coding sequence ATGCCTCTAGCTGATCCTGAACTAGTGAAAATCGTAGAAAAGAGGCTCCTAGACAAAAAAATATGTAGAAAATGTGGAGCATTAAATCCTCCAACAGCTACACGTTGCAGGAGATGTAGAAGCGATAACCTAAGGCCTAAGAAGAAAGCCGTCGCCATGAAGAAGTAA
- a CDS encoding DNA topoisomerase IV subunit A: MPSPHYSSKVDQKARLLAAEKLKSHFEKLVKDIIDGEEPKLIIPKRTLSNTIFDSKRKLLLLGSEVFERRFLDVHEARKFMQTLLMGKIIYEALINNEYPTIRDLYYRGKHTIRFKSYKGKIEEENTWDEQKESDSVLRDIEVYADLLREDMLILSKEKGKVVGDMRIRSGDDVIDLSKMGHGAYAIEPTPDLIEFVDVDAELVMVVEKDAVFQQLHRAGFWRKYRAILITSAGQPDRATRRFVRRLNEELKLPVFILTDADPYGWYIYSVFRIGSITLSYESERLATPEAKFLGVSMTDIFGEKGKKPYLNESERRNFIIKAKKTDIKRAQELLNYEWFKTEKWVKEINLFLEKQSKLEIEALTGKGLYFLIDTYIPTKIQTKDFIE; the protein is encoded by the coding sequence ATGCCGAGTCCTCACTACTCATCTAAGGTTGATCAAAAAGCGAGACTCTTAGCTGCTGAAAAACTTAAATCACATTTCGAGAAGCTCGTTAAGGATATAATTGATGGCGAAGAACCTAAGCTGATTATACCTAAAAGAACTTTATCGAATACCATATTTGATAGCAAGAGAAAGCTTCTGCTCCTGGGTTCGGAAGTTTTTGAGAGAAGGTTCCTTGACGTCCATGAAGCTAGAAAGTTTATGCAGACCCTGCTTATGGGCAAGATAATATACGAGGCTCTAATTAATAACGAGTATCCAACGATAAGAGATCTCTACTATAGAGGTAAGCATACGATACGTTTTAAATCGTATAAAGGTAAAATTGAAGAGGAGAACACATGGGATGAACAGAAAGAGAGTGACTCAGTTTTAAGGGATATAGAGGTTTACGCGGACCTACTTAGAGAAGATATGCTTATACTAAGCAAAGAGAAGGGTAAAGTTGTGGGGGATATGAGGATAAGGTCTGGTGATGATGTTATAGATCTCAGCAAGATGGGTCATGGTGCATACGCTATAGAGCCCACACCAGACTTGATAGAGTTTGTTGATGTAGATGCAGAACTTGTTATGGTTGTAGAGAAAGATGCTGTTTTCCAGCAGCTTCATAGAGCAGGTTTCTGGAGGAAGTATAGAGCTATACTGATAACGAGTGCAGGTCAACCAGATAGAGCTACAAGAAGATTTGTTCGTAGACTAAATGAAGAGTTAAAGCTACCTGTATTCATATTGACTGATGCAGATCCCTATGGATGGTACATATACAGTGTCTTCAGAATAGGCTCTATAACCTTGTCCTATGAATCTGAAAGATTAGCGACACCAGAAGCAAAGTTCTTGGGCGTGAGCATGACTGATATCTTTGGGGAAAAGGGTAAGAAGCCGTATCTAAATGAATCAGAGAGAAGAAACTTCATAATAAAGGCAAAGAAGACAGACATAAAGAGAGCACAAGAACTCCTGAATTACGAATGGTTTAAAACCGAGAAATGGGTAAAAGAGATAAATCTGTTCCTAGAGAAACAGAGCAAACTAGAAATAGAGGCACTCACAGGTAAAGGTCTATACTTCCTCATAGACACCTACATACCAACAAAAATACAGACAAAAGACTTCATAGAATAA